Proteins encoded in a region of the Lepisosteus oculatus isolate fLepOcu1 chromosome 23, fLepOcu1.hap2, whole genome shotgun sequence genome:
- the slc37a4a gene encoding glucose-6-phosphate exchanger SLC37A4 isoform X1, translated as MGAAGYGYYRATIFMAMFVGYTLYYFNRKTFSFVMPSVMEEIELDKDDLGLITSSQSAAYAISKFISGVLSDQISARWLFSIGLFAVGAINVVFSWSSSVAVFAGLWFLNGLGQGLGWPPCGKVLRKWFEPSQFGTWWAVLSCSMNLAGGLGPLIATVMALSYSWRTTLSLSGLTCVVTAFFCLLLIKNEPSDVGLPNVEPGAKKGKGGSSSSEESTLKEFLLSPYLWVLSFGYLVVFGVKTACTDWGQLFLIQEKAQSTLMGSSYMSALEVGGLVGSIAAGYLSDRAVARQGLRSHGNPRHGLLLSMMAGMTMSMYLFRVTVTPESSKDSALWTLVLQPFSLLTGLSEQEIWILALGAMFGFSSYGPIALFGVIANESAPSNFCGTSHAIVALMANIGGFLAGLPFSSIAKHYSWDTAFWVAEVTCGLTTLGFFLLRNMRTKMGRLPKKTE; from the exons ATGGGGGCGGCGGGATATGGATACTACCGCGCCACTATTTTCATGGCCATGTTCGTGGGCTACACCTTGTACTACTTCAACCGGAAGACGTTCTCCTTCGTGATGCCTTCCGTCATGGAGGAGATCGAGCTGGACAAAGACGACCTGG GATTGATCACCAGCAGCCAGTCGGCGGCGTACGCGATCAGCAAGTTCATCAGCGGCGTGCTCTCGGACCAGATCAGCGCCCGCTGGCTCTTCTCCATCGGCCTGTTCGCGGTGGGCGCCATCAACGTGGTCTTCTCCTGGTCGTCCAGCGTGGCCGTCTTCGCGGGGCTGTGGTTCCTGAACGGGCTGGGCCAGGGCCTGGGCTGGCCGCCCTGTGGCAAAGTGCTGCGCAAG TGGTTCGAGCCGTCTCAGTTCGGGACCTGGTGGGCGGTGCTCTCCTGCAGCATGAACCTGGCGGGGGGGCTGGGCCCGCTCATCGCAACGGTGATGGCGCTCAGCTACAGCTGGCGGACCACCCTGTCCCTGTCGGGCCTGACCTGCGTGGTCACGGCCTTCTTCTGCCTGCTGCTCATCAAGAACGAGCCCTCTGACGTCGGGCTTCCCAACGTCGAGCCCGGTGCCAAGAAGGGTAAAGGAG GCTCCTCCTCCAGCGAGGAAAGCACCCTGAAGGAGTTCCTCCTGTCTCCCTATCTGTGGGTGCTGTCTTTTGGGTACCTGGTGGTGTTTGGGGTGAAGACGGCCTGCACTGACTGGGGACAACTCTTCCTGATCCAGGAGAAGGCTCAGTCCACCCTCATGG GCAGCTCCTACATGAGTGCTCTGGAGGTGGGGGGGCTAGTGGGCAGCATCGCCGCGGGATACCTGTCGGACAGGGCAGTCGCCCGG CAAGGCCTGCGTAGCCATGGCAACCCTCGCCATGGCCTCCTGCTCTCCATGATGGCTGGGATGACCATGTCCATGTATCTCTTCCGGGTCACTGTCACTCCAGAGAGCTCCAAG GACTCTGCTCTCTGGACGCTGGTCCTTCAACCTTTCTCTCTCCTCACCGGATTGTCGGAACAAGAG ATCTGGATTCTCGCTCTGGGTGCGATGTTCGGCTTTTCCTCCTATGGACCAATCGCTTTGTTCGGGGTGATAGCCAATGAGAGCGCTCCGTCGAATTTCTGCGGGACGTCACATGCTATCGTGGCTCTGATGGCCAACA TCGGTGGTTTCCTCGCCGGCCTTCCCTTCAGCTCCATTGCCAAGCACTACAGCTGGGACACGGCCTTCTGGGTAGCAGAGGTCACCTGCGGCCTCACCACCCTGGGCTTCTTCCTGCTGCGTAACATGCGCACCAAGATGGGCCGCCTGCCGAAGAAGACAGAGTAA
- the slc37a4a gene encoding glucose-6-phosphate exchanger SLC37A4 isoform X2, protein MGAAGYGYYRATIFMAMFVGYTLYYFNRKTFSFVMPSVMEEIELDKDDLGLITSSQSAAYAISKFISGVLSDQISARWLFSIGLFAVGAINVVFSWSSSVAVFAGLWFLNGLGQGLGWPPCGKVLRKWFEPSQFGTWWAVLSCSMNLAGGLGPLIATVMALSYSWRTTLSLSGLTCVVTAFFCLLLIKNEPSDVGLPNVEPGAKKGKGGSSSSEESTLKEFLLSPYLWVLSFGYLVVFGVKTACTDWGQLFLIQEKAQSTLMGSSYMSALEVGGLVGSIAAGYLSDRAVARQGLRSHGNPRHGLLLSMMAGMTMSMYLFRVTVTPESSKIWILALGAMFGFSSYGPIALFGVIANESAPSNFCGTSHAIVALMANIGGFLAGLPFSSIAKHYSWDTAFWVAEVTCGLTTLGFFLLRNMRTKMGRLPKKTE, encoded by the exons ATGGGGGCGGCGGGATATGGATACTACCGCGCCACTATTTTCATGGCCATGTTCGTGGGCTACACCTTGTACTACTTCAACCGGAAGACGTTCTCCTTCGTGATGCCTTCCGTCATGGAGGAGATCGAGCTGGACAAAGACGACCTGG GATTGATCACCAGCAGCCAGTCGGCGGCGTACGCGATCAGCAAGTTCATCAGCGGCGTGCTCTCGGACCAGATCAGCGCCCGCTGGCTCTTCTCCATCGGCCTGTTCGCGGTGGGCGCCATCAACGTGGTCTTCTCCTGGTCGTCCAGCGTGGCCGTCTTCGCGGGGCTGTGGTTCCTGAACGGGCTGGGCCAGGGCCTGGGCTGGCCGCCCTGTGGCAAAGTGCTGCGCAAG TGGTTCGAGCCGTCTCAGTTCGGGACCTGGTGGGCGGTGCTCTCCTGCAGCATGAACCTGGCGGGGGGGCTGGGCCCGCTCATCGCAACGGTGATGGCGCTCAGCTACAGCTGGCGGACCACCCTGTCCCTGTCGGGCCTGACCTGCGTGGTCACGGCCTTCTTCTGCCTGCTGCTCATCAAGAACGAGCCCTCTGACGTCGGGCTTCCCAACGTCGAGCCCGGTGCCAAGAAGGGTAAAGGAG GCTCCTCCTCCAGCGAGGAAAGCACCCTGAAGGAGTTCCTCCTGTCTCCCTATCTGTGGGTGCTGTCTTTTGGGTACCTGGTGGTGTTTGGGGTGAAGACGGCCTGCACTGACTGGGGACAACTCTTCCTGATCCAGGAGAAGGCTCAGTCCACCCTCATGG GCAGCTCCTACATGAGTGCTCTGGAGGTGGGGGGGCTAGTGGGCAGCATCGCCGCGGGATACCTGTCGGACAGGGCAGTCGCCCGG CAAGGCCTGCGTAGCCATGGCAACCCTCGCCATGGCCTCCTGCTCTCCATGATGGCTGGGATGACCATGTCCATGTATCTCTTCCGGGTCACTGTCACTCCAGAGAGCTCCAAG ATCTGGATTCTCGCTCTGGGTGCGATGTTCGGCTTTTCCTCCTATGGACCAATCGCTTTGTTCGGGGTGATAGCCAATGAGAGCGCTCCGTCGAATTTCTGCGGGACGTCACATGCTATCGTGGCTCTGATGGCCAACA TCGGTGGTTTCCTCGCCGGCCTTCCCTTCAGCTCCATTGCCAAGCACTACAGCTGGGACACGGCCTTCTGGGTAGCAGAGGTCACCTGCGGCCTCACCACCCTGGGCTTCTTCCTGCTGCGTAACATGCGCACCAAGATGGGCCGCCTGCCGAAGAAGACAGAGTAA
- the trappc4 gene encoding trafficking protein particle complex subunit 4 has translation MAIFSVYVVNKAGGLIYQYDNYVPRAEAEKTFSYPLDLVLKTHDERVIVSFGQRDGIRVGHAVLSVNGVDVNGRYTADGKEIIEYLKDPSSYPVSIRFGKPRLSSNEKLMLASMFHSLFAIGSQLSPEVGSSGIEMLETDTFKLHCFQTLTGIKFIVLADPRQSGIDALLRKIYEIYSDYALKNPFYSLEMPIRCELFDQNLKSALEVAEKTGTFGPGS, from the exons ATGGCGATATTTAGTGTGTATGTAGTAAATAAAGCTGGCGGGCTTATCTATCAGTATGACAACTACGTTCCCCGAGCGGAAGCCGAAAAAACCTTCAGCTATCCTCTGGATCTTGTGCTGAAGACTCACGATGAGAGAGTGATCGTGTCCTTCGGCCAGCGGGACGGGATCCGAG TGGGCCACGCCGTGCTCTCCGTCAATGGCGTGGATGTCAACGGGAGGTATACGGCGGACGGGAAGGAGATCATTGAATACCTGAAGGATCCGTCCAGCTACCCGGTGTCGATCCGGTTCGGCAAACCTCGCCTCAGCTCCAATGAGAAACTGATGCTGGCCTCCATGTTTCACTC GCTTTTTGCCATCGGTTCCCAATTGTCCCCCGAGGTCGGGAGCTCCGGCATCGAGATGCTGGAGACGGACACTTTTAAGCTGCACTGCTTCCAGACCCTCACAG GTATCAAGTTCATAGTCCTGGCTGACCCCCGGCAGTCAGGGATCGACGCCCTCCTGAGAAAGATCTACGAGATCTACTCCGATTACGCGCTCAAGAACCCCTTCTACTCCCTAGAGATGCCCATCCG GTGTGAACTCTTTGACCAGAACCTGAAGTCCGCTCTGGAAGTTGCGGAGAAAACCGGCACGTTCGGACCCGGATCTTGA
- the rps25 gene encoding small ribosomal subunit protein eS25 gives MPPKDDKKKKDAGKSSKKDKDPVNKSGGKAKKKKWSKGKVRDKLNNLVLFDKATYDKLYKEVPNYKLITPAVVSERLKIRGSLARAALQELLNKGMIKLVSKHRAQVIYTRNTKGGDAPGDEKEA, from the exons ATG CCTCCTAAGGACGACAAGAAGAAGAAGGATGCGGGCAAGTCCTCCAAGAAGGACAAGGACCCCGTCAACAAGTCCGGAGGAAAGGCCAAGAAGAAG AAGTGGTCCAAGGGGAAGGTGAGGGATAAGCTCAACAACCTGGTCCTCTTCGACAAGGCCACCTACGACAAGCTGTACAAGGAGGTGCCCAACTACAAGCTCATCACGCCTGCCGTGGTCTCTGAGAGACTGAAGATCAGGGGCTCCCTGGCCAGGGCTGCCCTCCAGGAGCTGCTCAACAAAG GAATGATCAAGCTGGTTTCCAAACACAGAGCACAGGTCATCTACACACGAAACACCAAGGGCGGCGACGCTCCTGGGGACGAGAAGGAGGCATAA
- the cenatac gene encoding centrosomal AT-AC splicing factor, whose protein sequence is MGAFYCSVCKQTSFAGKGHMYAKTHQNKLKAVLSKFLDKVKEARRCLKSPRVEKFDPTEHERHVWCYCCGQEVRRHVTNGNLTVLHGGLLEHLASQEHRKSTNRFWWENKADLKLKEKFLVTEDETDRFKAEVAKALEAFEEKEDEYIKQQAAHIQAVEKQRQEILQSLLEPETEREIPNGLTQPDSWNDEASAGSSSHCGTWRPAELTSPQETGPVEDTVWAGTALSLTFIGHQDASNGGNIHTGATPPWLQDDPQEEGSRGAGREIGPSHEEFLKRKEQEKLRKLPSHRVGANFDHSSQTDAGWLPSFGRVWNSGRRWQSRHQFRAEEGELAQRKRARGDQRKGRKKPRLQGPQ, encoded by the exons ATGGGTGCGTTTTACTGCTCCGTGTGCAAGCAGACCTCTTTCGCAGGAAAAGgacacatgtatgcaaaaaCGCACCAGAACAAATTGAAAGCTGTCCTTTCCAAGTTCCTGGATAAG GTGAAGGAGGCGCGCCGGTGCCTGAAGAGCCCGCGGGTGGAGAAGTTCGACCCCACTGAGCACGAGCGCCACGTCTGGTGCTACTGCTGCGGGCAGGAGGTGCGGAGACACGTTACCAATGGCAACCTGACGGTGCTGCACGGGGGGCTGCTGGAACACCTGGCCAG CCAGGAACACAGAAAGAGCACGAATCGGTTCTGGTGGGAGAACAAAGCCGACCTCAAGCTGAAGGAGAAGTTTCTTGTCACCGAGGATGAGACCGACAG GTTTAAGGCGGAAGTGGCAAAAGCTCTGGAGGCCTTCGAGGAAAAGGAAGACGAGTACATCAAACAG CAAGCTGCCCACATCCAAGCTGTGGAGAAGCAGAGGCAAGAAATCCTGCAGTCTCTCTTAGAG CCTGAGACAGAGCGGGAGATCCCCAACGGACTGACCCAGCCGGACTCCTGGAACGACGAGGCCAG CGCTGGGAGCAGCTCACACTGTGGAACGTGGAGGCCAGCAGAACTGACCAGCCCCCAGGAAACAGGGCCTGTAGAGGACACTGTCtgggcaggaacagcactgAGCTTAACCTTCATTGGCCACCAG GATGCATCTAACGGAGGAAACATCCATACAG GGGCCACCCCTCCCTGGCTACAGGACGACCCGCAGGAGGAGGGGTCCCGGGGGGCCGGGCGAGAGATAGGCCCGTCCCACGAGGAGTTCCTGAAACGCA aggAGCAGGAGAAGCTGCGGAAACTGCCTTCCCACCGCGTGGGGGCCAATTTCGACCACAGCTCGCAGACGGACGCCGGCTGGCTGCCCTCCTTCGGCAGGGTGTGGAACAGCGGCAGGAGGTGGCAGTCCAG GCACCAGTTCAGGGCTGAGGAAGGCGAGCTGGCCCAGCGGAAGAGAGCCAGAGGCGATCAGCGGAAAGGGAGAAAGAAACCGCGACTGCAGGGCCCTCAGTGA